A genomic stretch from Hemibagrus wyckioides isolate EC202008001 linkage group LG20, SWU_Hwy_1.0, whole genome shotgun sequence includes:
- the si:dkeyp-68b7.12 gene encoding rho GTPase-activating protein 30, whose product MKRGRRKGGSKDKVFGCDLVEHLAATSQEIPLVLRNCSMFIEEHGIVDGIYRLSGVSSNTQKLRSEFDSEGSPDLYKDVYLQDIHCVSSLCKAYFRELPNPLLTYQLYDHFAEAVAVQLEDERLVKIKEVLKELPQPHYRTLEYLMKHLVRMATFSNQTNMHARNLAIVWAPNLLRSKDIEASGFNGTAAFMEVRVQSIVVEFILTHVTQLFPELDLEPGPTSERRKSLPSPSILSSQEEHFFKALPFQFPGNMSPGDGPPPMRPYHAIIDGTDKRKGSLKGRKWKSIFNLGGRLHDPRKKKYAPKEKEKNTLRPAKSMDSLSSGPYMQEDSRHASPHISPLAMPPGTAEGGSTGGGGVGSGYAVTYRRTGGASVSMVSGGGGAQGTYRSLDPGAGANADKLQTPSQAMPSRAERRAGMHISGPFSVTVPLHITSGLALGVLQGGRAEEEELRQGQNEEEQQKKDKKDNEEEKETEPDEENVQTDKKTGSMNENDNKEKKMDDVSEENGETVVEREDREPEEAGPEEREESEDKGERDQYSSEEEVSNERQSTIDRPSVSEDLDGEGYMVMKGVLMQCSAKDGGQNESLNLSQEEENPDNELPLDFQDTFGFLDQMDMPTSNQINEFSVEPPAFYMEDDEEEYTLSPSQSHPIMETSQLDLPPHVSRPLSNKSQSLPYKSYPFQPAITFSSDEDCYSGPSDDSSDSDKGEYEDMFFKSLPSGCQFQQLTWAVPPIILLDSDSNIDSQKKNQSELLNQTHTVSKDIQDCPPASESADIEMIANNADDQCLIEADLSPLPLETEHLNVERKEDEDRSVENDGEDQCDSEKPGNVNELIQEENKKMESTDSKDETLTCSHTDSHSTDDENQEDTYFGPDPPSPTGEASNSGTVETSCSTDPVTNEEPASSEDQNESTDSYVAIAESETTVDVTSPELQSSQNKIETDKLSGEAEIILHNDVQEEADGNELEGIVLSEEREVGEEGEEERDEREIEENMILKEESMESEYTEGEKNDEGPTDQVDVDKTEKESDTVPQEEQTYLENKGEDVDVEKQKEGSDEGNENDQQLEEEDVEEEIETKEDCHLEGIAELKKGSVPEELSEEDDRFSEDDEEQQLEKEKDSKSEEKCEDPSTSEREKPLRPPRMRDRDRDGAGLGLGVGRTVIISKHKMYQVKAVPVVPPKPQHSKITAFRQQFQQRDAERQQTPIQPTNTERQHTDKELPKKESENEIGDVAQNHDCHNTEKDNGTETDREMESKEGQGKTPLKDTKSCHSLEGEVEQDREEQKQRRGTWDGGSLRKNGQNDLDNESKRTSCISMCFDEAVARATGKRYREKESIEKERIVDLQ is encoded by the exons TTCCTCTGGTACTCCGTAACTGCAGTATGTTCATTGAAGAGCATGGCATCGTTGATGGGATCTACAGATTGTCTGGTGTGTCATCCAACACACAGAAACTAAG ATCAGAGTTTGACAGCGAGGGGTCTCCAGACTTGTATAAAGATGTTTATCTGCAGGACATTCACTGTGTCAGTTCCCTGTGTAAGGCGTACTTCAGAGAGCTGCCCAACCCACTGCTCACATATCAACTCTATGACCACTTTGCT GAAGCTGTGGCTGTTCAGTTAGAGGATGAGAGACTGGTGAAGATCAAGGAAGTGCTGAAAGAGCTACCACAGCCTCATTACCG GACTCTGGAATATTTGATGAAACATTTAGTCCGGATGGCTACATTTTCTAATCAGACCAACATGCACGCCAGAAATCTAGCCATTGTGTGGGCTCCCAATCTCCTCag ATCGAAGGACATCGAGGCATCTGGTTTTAACGGCACTGCGGCTTTCATGGAGGTGCGAGTCCAGTCCATTGTGGTGGAATTTATTCTGACTCATGTGACTCAGCTGTTTCCCGAATTGGATCTTGAACCAG GACCAACTTCAGAGCGCAGAAAGTCTCTCCCTTCACCATCCATACTGTCCAGCCAGGAAGAGCACTTCTTCAAGGCCTTGCCTTTCCAATTCCCAGGCAACATGAGTCCTGGAGATGGTCCTCCACCAATGAGACCTTACCATGCCATCATCGATGGCACGGACAA GAGGAAGGGATCACTAAAAGGCAGAAAATGGAAATCTATCTTCAATTTAGGTGGAAGGCTCCATGATCCTCGCAAAAAGAAGTACGCACCCAAGG aaaaagagaagaacacGCTAAGGCCTGCTAAAAGTATGGACTCTTTGAGCTCAGGACCTTACATGCAGGAAG atTCCCGGCATGCTTCTCCACACATATCTCCTTTAGCTATGCCCCCTGGAACTGCAGAAGGCGGGTCCACTGGGGGTGGGGGCGTGGGTAGTGGATATGCCGTGACATACAGGCGTACAGGTGGGGCTAGTGTGAGCATGGTGAGCGGAGGGGGTGGGGCTCAGGGCACTTACAGGAGCCTGGATCCAGGGGCTGGGGCCAATGCAGACAAATTACAGACTCCGTCTCAAGCGATGCCCAGCAGGGCAGAACGCCGTGCAGGAATGCACATTTCTGGGCCTTTTTCAGTTACCGTCCCTCTTCATATAACCTCAGGGCTGGCACTGGGGGTACTACAGGGAGGAAGAGCTGAGGAGGAAGAGCTTAGACAGGGGCAGAATGAGGAGGAACagcaaaagaaagacaaaaaggacaatgaggaagaaaaggaaacagAACCGGATGAAGAGAACGTTCAAACAGATAAGAAGACAGGGAGCATGAATGAGAATGACAACAAGGAAAAGAAGATGGATGATGTGAGTGAAGAAAATGGGGAGACAGTAGTTGAAAGAGAAGACAGAGAGCCTGAGGAGGCCGGACCTGAGGAGAGAGAAGAGTCTGAAGATAAAGGTGAAAGGGATCAATATTCAAGTGAAGAAGAAGTGTCAAACGAGAGGCAAAGTACCATAGATAGACCTTCAGTCAGCGAAGACCTGGATGGTGAAGGCTACATGG TCATGAAAGGAGTTTTGATGCAGTGTTCTGCAAAAGATGGAGGTCAAAATGAGAGTCTCAACCTGTCTCAGGAGGAAGAAAACCCTGACAATGAGCTCCCTCTGGATTTCCAAGACACTTTTGGATTCTTGGATCAGATGGATATGCCCACTTCAAATCAG atAAACGAGTTCTCAGTGGAGCCCCCTGCCTTTTATATggaagatgatgaagaggaaTATACTCTGAGTCCATCACAGAGCCATCCTATTATGGAAACCTCACAGTTGGACTTGCCCCCTCACGTAAGCAGGCCACTGTCAAACAAATCACAAAGCCTTCCTTATAAATCCTATCCTTTCCAGCCAGCTATAACATTTTCTTCTGATGAAGACTGTTACTCAGGGCCAAGTGATGATAGCAGTGATTCGGATAAAGGTGAATATGAGGACATGTTCTTTAAAAGTCTACCTTCTGGATGTCAATTTCAGCAGTTAACCTGGGCAGTTCCCCCGATCATCCTATTAGACTCTGACAGCAACATAGATTCTCAGAAAAAGAACCAGTCTGAGCTCTTAAATCAGACTCACACCGTATCCAAGGACATTCAAGATTGTCCCCCTGCTAGTGAATCAGCTGATATAGAAATGATAGCCAACAACGCTGATGATCAGTGCTTAATCGAAGCTGATCTCAGCCCACTTCCTTTGGAGACAGAGCATTTAAATGTGGAAAGAAAGGAGGATGAAGATAGAAGTGTTGAGAATGACGGAGAAGATCAATGTGACTCAGAAAAGcctggaaatgtaaatgaattgattcaagaggaaaataaaaagatggaAAGTACTGACAGCAAAGATGAAACACTCACCTGCAG TCACACAGATAGCCATTCCACAGATGATGAAAATCAAGAAGACACTTATTTTGGTCCAGACCCACCTTCTCCCACAGGGGAAGCAAGCAACAGTGGAACGGTTGAGACATCCTGCTCAACTGATCCTGTTACCAATGAGGAACCTGCAAGCTCTGAGGATCAAAATGAGAGTACTGATAGTTATGTTGCCATTGCTGAGAGTGAGACTACAGTAGACGTGACAAGCCCTGAATTACAGAGTAGTCAAAATAAAATTGAGACTGACAAACTTTCAGGGGAAGCAGAAATAATTCTGCATAACGACGTGCAAGAAGAAGCAGATGGGAATGAGCTGGAAGGAATAGTGCTGAGTGAAGAAAGGGAAGTTGgtgaggagggagaggaggagagggatgAAAGGGAGATAGAAGAAAATATGATTCTAAAGGAAGAAAGTATGGAAAGTGAGTATACTGAGGGAGAGAAAAATGATGAGGGTCCTACAGATCAGGTAGATGTGGATAAGACGGAAAAAGAGAGCGATACGGTTCCACAAGAGGAGCAGACATATTTAGAGAATAAAGGAGAAGATGTAGATGTTGAAAAGCAGAAGGAAGGCAGTGACGAAGGCAATGAGAATGATCAACaattggaggaggaggatgtaGAGGAGGAAATTGAGACAAAGGAAGACTGTCATTTGGAAGGCATTGCAGAACTAAAAAAGGGAAGTGTTCCTGAAGAGCTGAGTGAAGAAGATGACAGGTTTTCGGAGGATGACGAGGAACAACAGCTTGAAAAGGAGAAGGACAGCAAGAGCGAGGAGAAATGTGAGGATCCTTCTACGTCAGAAAGGGAGAAACCGCTGAGACCTccgagaatgagagacagagacagagatggtGCAGGGTTGGGGTTAGGCGTGGGCAGGACCGTGATTATATCCAAACACAAAATGTACCAAGTGAAAGCTGTTCCTGTTGTACCACCTAAACCACAGCATTCCAAAATCACTGCTTTCAGACAACAGTTTCAGCAGAGAGATGCCGAGAGACAACAGACACCCATTCAGCCTACAAATACCGAGAGACAACATACAGACAAAGAGCttccaaagaaagaaagtgaaaatgaaatagGGGATGTAGCACAAAACCATGACTGCCACAACACAGAAAAGGATAAcggaacagagacagacagggagatgGAAAGCAAGGAAGGTCAGGGAAAAACACCGCTGAAGGACACAAAGTCATGCCACAGTTTGGAAGGGGAAGTAGAACAGGACAGAGAAGAGCAGAAGCAAAGGAGAGGGACATGGGATGGAGGGAGTTTGAGAAAGAATGGCCAGAACGACTTAGACAATGAGTCAAAAAGAACCAGCTGCATTAGCATGTGCTTTGATGAAGCTGTTGCCAGGGCAACGGGAAAAAGGTACAGAGAGAAGGAATccatagaaaaagaaagaattgttGATTTACAATAG
- the si:dkeyp-68b7.5 gene encoding zinc finger protein 157 produces MSSVDIHSQLASIIERFAKGALVEMTKIIDKDSALLRAEIARRQMEVEALLCKLQFAESELRSARQAAATRQSAANRRSVAVQVTITAALQDPNDTHTDAHMDASSNAKEDRAEAFQVKEERTELKPWDNADEIEETRVCWEEERHASNTSGEGLQEAKPGVLWDSPELEDFNMRPEASQDTTNADHGHHSTNASPNPREENNIHFQYQQTTDCDAAQHRLNRYTNTNSNTTAHPPAIEHRGDGVGVGEKSSRCAQCGKTFTTRFYLKIHQRIHTGERPYTCLQCGKRFYCNSHLISHQRCHTGEKPYSCEECGKSYSHLNSLKLHQRSHTEEEVCNYW; encoded by the exons ATGTCTTCTGTCGATATCCATTCCCAGTTAGCGTCCATAATAGAAAGGTTCGCCAAAGGGGCACTGGTAGAGATGACGAAAATCATAGACAAGGACTCGGCACTTTTACGCGCGGAGATAGCGCGGAGACAAATGGAGGTCGAGGCGCTTTTGTGTAAACTGCAGTTCGCTGAGAGTGAGCTGAGATCGGCGCGCCAGGCTGCAGCTACCCGCCAGTCCGCTGCTAACCGCCGCTCTGTAGCTGTACAAGTTACCATCACGGCTGCACTGCAAG ACCCTaatgacactcacacagacgCGCACATGGATGCTTCTTCTAATGCAAAG GAGGACAGAGCAGAAGCATTTCAGGTTAAAGAGGAGAGAACCGAGTTGAAGCCTTGGGACAATGCAGATG AGATCGAGGAGACTCGTGTGTGCTGGGAGGAGGAGCGCCATGCATCCAACACATCAGGAGAAG GTCTTCAGGAAGCCAAACCCGGTGTTCTTTGGGACTCCCCTGAGTTAGAGGACTTCAACATGAGACCTGAGGCATCACAAGACACTACTAATGCAGATCACGGGCATCACAGCACAAATGCATCCCCAAACCCAAGAGAAGAAAACAACATTCACTTTCAGTATCAGCAAACCACAGACTGCGATGCAGCTCAACACAGACTCAATcgctacactaacactaactccaACACTACAGCACATCCTCCGGCCATCGAGCACAGAGGTGACGGCGTGGGGGTGGGGGAGAAGAGTTCACGCTGCGCTCAGTGCGGTAAAACCTTCACTACACGCTTCTACCTGAAAATCCATCAACGCATccacacaggagagaggccCTACACGTGCCTACAGTGCGGCAAGCGCTTCTACTGCAACTCCCACCTCATTTCTCATCAGCGCTGCCACACGGGAGAGAAGCCTTACAGCTGCGAGGAATGCGGCAAGTCGTACTCCCATTTAAACTCGCTGAAACTGCACCAGCGCAGCCACACAGAGGAAGAGGTCTGCAACTACTGGTGA
- the si:dkeyp-68b7.7 gene encoding zinc finger protein 528: MAAAVLQTRITAILDVLTKAAVAEISQLIQEDSAVYHREMKRREDEIEGLKKRLQVTEKELKKVQTTALGRCSVGVQVEIMATDLMTCGKETPPEDRMEVYKIGSAQELEEEKPQIPDKTFPSTHHATKEPRVPAEPKQRDPRCDEDEFSSLEFEMKIEQVEELVDQELSLPRADYGMADPSVSSEHKTDPRDTQLWPSLEDNSANEFSVPDGCIGLEQYEQIPTDQCLAQVMKDPLSVHPDNTSNKRIDSFGSAHARIDREMHFEGNIAKSSEYGQIRDGLGHLKASRPPHSNKHRQSFSAVPRSHAHLPTNTFSVLDMAPMRQNMQASHVGSKPFRCEECGKGFTQRMRLITHKRIHTGEKPYHCQLCGKMFSRQDNCLRHVRLHSAQGW, translated from the exons ATGGCCGCTGCGGTGCTACAGACGCGGATAACCGCCATATTGGACGTGTTAACGAAGGCAGCCGTGGCGGAGATTAGCCAGCTCATTCAGGAGGACAGCGCTGTGTATCACCGCGAAATGAAACGGAGGGAGGATGAGATCGAGGGACTGAAGAAACGGCTACAGGTCACCGAGAAAGAGCTGAAGAAAGTGCAGACCACAGCTTTGGGCAGGTGTTCAGTCGGTGTCCAGGTCGAAATTATGGCTACAG ATTTGATGACCTGTGGAAAAGAAACACCACCTGAGGACCGTATGGAAGTATACAAAATAGGTTCAGCCCAAGAGCTTGAAGAAGAGAAACCACAGATTCCAGACAAAACATTTCCATCTACACATCATGCCACGAAAGAGCCCAGGGTTCCAGCAGAACCAAAGCAAAGAGATCCGAGGTGCGATGAAGACGAGTTCAGCAGCCTggaatttgaaatgaaaatcGAGCAGGTGGAAGAGCTGGTGGATCAGGAACTGAGCCTTCCACGGGCAGATTATGGTATGGCAGATCCGAGCGTGAGCTCCGAGCACAAAACGGACCCGAGAGACACTCAACTGTGGCCGTCCCTGGAAGACAACTCGGCAAATGAGTTCTCCGTCCCCGATGGCTGTATCGGGTTAGAGCAGTATGAACAGATTCCTACTGACCAGTGTCTGGCCCAGGTGATGAAGGATCCTCTGAGCGTCCACCCTGACAACACATCCAATAAACGTATCGATTCGTTTGGTTCTGCACATGCCAGGATTGACAGAGAAATGCACTTTGAGGGCAACATTGCGAAAAGCTCTGAATATGGACAGATTAGAGACGGTCTGGGTCACCTCAAAGCATCAAGGCCGCCACACAGCAACAAGCACAGACAGTCGTTCAGTGCGGTGCCACGCTCACATGCGCATTTGCCCACAAATACTTTCTCAGTTCTGGACATGGCTCCTATGAGGCAAAACATGCAGGCCAGCCATGTCGGATCGAAGCCTTTTCGCTGTGAGGAATGCGGTAAAGGCTTTACCCAGAGGATGAGACTGATCACACACAAGCGAATACACACGGGTGAGAAGCCATACCACTGCCAACTCTGCGGCAAGATGTTTTCAAGGCAGGACAACTGCCTCAGACATGTACGTCTACACAGTGCACAAGGGTGGTAA
- the LOC131342060 gene encoding ankyrin repeat domain-containing protein 34B, which translates to MAERQDYLEDGSPLIKAAELGKMRLVRLLVEGGAQVNERNQRGETPLLATCRALRADQSGNSTSLRLIRFLLQHHADPNAQDKSGRTPLMYACMEHAGAEVATALISAGADPSIEDYSGGSALVYSINARDQDTIRVLLDACRAKGRDIIIISTDLSTGGATVSRRYLNVPPSPDTSPVTCMSPSDIELKTGSPNSETEAEGIFNFRASGRKGSRAASPLLLEPEASDRQRLNSEPWLAIHNLAHLNRTYEERITKGAVQEEEDKEVKHSHWQVDQSSSSKAANLKPGRAFCRNHAENYAPPTPAHLHNRRNTLPSLPGQNLLQLPTLSLNLSSSETHLHDQPSTITLPPVPTNRNLQHCPNNASSRSLAAPTAQCGFNTMRKWKPQEQLSFKPQARHTTFLPPLTVSSAANTSTRSCGDEASAAPKAEETQGHRQEGAKGRRPPRRHSIQLEQMRQESGTDEILFVL; encoded by the coding sequence ATGGCTGAGAGGCAGGACTACTTGGAGGATGGAAGCCCTCTCATCAAGGCGGCCGAGTTGGGCAAGATGCGTCTGGTTCGGTTGCTGGTGGAAGGTGGCGCCCAAGTCAACGAGCGCAATCAACGGGGCGAGACGCCTCTTCTAGCCACGTGCCGAGCACTGAGGGCCGACCAGTCAGGAAACTCTACCTCACTGAGGCTCATCCGCTTCCTTCTTCAGCACCACGCGGATCCTAACGCTCAGGACAAGTCTGGACGTACGCCCCTCATGTACGCTTGTATGGAGCATGCCGGAGCCGAGGTAGCTACAGCCCTGATTTCTGCTGGAGCTGACCCTAGCATTGAGGACTATTCTGGAGGTTCTGCGCTGGTCTACAGCATCAACGCCCGTGACCAGGATACTATCCGCGTGCTGCTTGATGCTTGCAGGGCTAAGGGacgtgacatcatcatcatctccacagATCTGAGCACAGGTGGTGCCACCGTTAGCCGACGCTATCTAAACGTGCCTCCATCACCCGACACCTCGCCTGTCACCTGCATGTCCCCTTCCGATATCGAGCTCAAGACAGGCTCACCAAACTCTGAGACTGAGGCAGAGGGAATCTTCAATTTCAGAGCATCGGGGAGGAAGGGGAGCAGAGCGGCTTCTCCTCTGCTTCTAGAGCCAGAGGCGTCGGACCGCCAACGGCTAAATTCTGAACCCTGGCTAGCCATCCACAACTTGGCACACCTTAATCGCACCTATGAAGAAAGGATTACGAAGGGAGCTGTACAGGAAGAAGAGGATAAAGAAGTGAAGCACAGCCATTGGCAAGTGGATCAGAGTAGCTCCTCTAAAGCTGCTAACCTCAAACCTGGTAGAGCGTTTTGCAGGAACCACGCAGAGAACTATGCTCCACCAACTCCAGCACATTTACACAATCGACGCAACACTCTCCCCTCTCTGCCGGGACAGAATTTACTCCAGCTTCCCACCTTATCACTCAATCTCTCCAGCTCAGAAACACACCTACACGACCAGCCCAGCACTATAACACTACCACCAGTTCCTACCAACAGGAACCTCCAGCATTGCCCTAACAACGCTAGCTCCCGCTCTCTGGCAGCTCCGACAGCTCAGTGCGGATTTAACACCATGAGAAAATGGAAACCACAGGAGCAGTTAAGTTTCAAACCCCAGGCACGTCATACTACCTTCCTGCCTCCTCTCACAGTCAGCTCCGCTGCTAACACATCCACCCGTTCCTGTGGTGACGAGGCAAGTGCTGCTCCAAAAGCTGAAGAGACCCAAGGCCACAGACAGGAAGGCGCAAAGGGTCGGAGACCTCCACGTCGCCACTCCATTCAGCTGGAGCAGATGAGACAGGAAAGTGGTACTGACGAGATCCTTTTTGTCTTGTGA
- the LOC131371212 gene encoding inositol-3-phosphate synthase 1-A-like, translating to MPEKIRINSPNVHYTERFIESRYSYHTTSVTQSGDTYTVTPHSTEFTFRTERHVPKLGVMLVGWGGNNGTTVTAAVLANKLGLSWTTKTGVKRANYYGSLLESSTVSLGFGPKGEIFVPFRELLPMVHPNDIIFDGWDISSMDLGSAMERAQVLDWSLQEMLRPHMSKLKPRPSIYIPDFIAANQEQRADNILTGTKAEQMEQIRRDIRDFKEKSGVDKVIVLWTANTERFSDIVTGVNDTAKNLLASIQNGGEVSPSTLFAVASILEGCAYINGSPQNTFVPGAVELAVQHGVFIGGDDFKSGQTKLKSVLVDFLVSSGIKPTAIVSYNHLGNNDGMNLSAPQQFRSKEISKSNVVDDMVESNPVLYKPGEKPDHCVVIKYVPYVGDSKRAMDEYTSEIMMGGTNTIALHNTCEDSLLASPIILDLVILTELCQRITFRTQQDSSFQSFHSVLSILSFLCKAPLVPPNAPVVNAFFRQRACIENVMRACLGLPPQNHMQLEHKMQKSFEVCQDNKVHSTVATKGTNIITNLYQCIECGGVSDQKNVDR from the exons ATGCCTGAGAAGATCCGCATCAATAGCCCTAATGTGCACTACACTGAGAGGTTCATCGAGTCCCGGTACTCGTACCACACGACCTCAGTGACCCAGAGCGGAGACACGTACACG GTGACGCCCCACAGTACTGAGTTTACATTCCGCACAGAGCGCCATGTGCCCAAGCTTGGAGTCATGCTTGTGGGGTGGGGCGGAAACAATGGCACCACAGTCACTGCTGCTGTGCTGGCCAATAAGCTTGGCCTGAGCTGGACAACCAAGACTGGTGTCAAG AGGGCCAATTACTATGGTTCACTGCTGGAGTCTTCCACTGTGTCTCTGGGCTTTGGACCAAAGGGGGAGATCTTTGTGCCATTCAGAGAACTGCTGCCAATGGTGCACCCTAATGACATCATATTTGATG GATGGGATATCTCCTCTATGGATCTTGGTAGCGCAATGGAGCGTGCTCAGGTTCTGGACTGGAGCCTTCAGGAGATGCTTCGTCCCCACATGAGCAAGCTCAAACCAAGGCCCTCCATTTACATCCCAGATTTCATTGCTGCCAATCAGGAGCAGAGGGCTGACAACATCCTCACAGGCACCAAAGCAGAGCAG ATGGAACAAATCCGTAGAGATATCCGTGATTTCAAGGAGAAGAGCGGCGTGGACAAAGTCATAGTGCTGTGGACGGCAAACACGGAAAGATTCTCAGATATCGTGACTGGTGTCAATGACACTGCCAAGAACCTTCTTGCTTCCATCCAG AATGGAGGAGAAGTATCTCCATCCACCCTGTTTGCGGTGGCTAGTATCCTGGAGGGTTGTGCGTACATCAACGGCTCACCTCAGAACACTTTCGTACCTGGAGCTGTAGAGCTGGCCGTTCAGCATGGAGTCTTCATAGGAGGAGACGACTTCAAATCGGGCCAGACAAAACTGAAGTCTGTTCTGGTGGATTTTCTGGTCAGCTCAGGGATCAAG CCAACTGCCATCGTGAGCTACAATCACCTAGGAAACAACGATGGCATGAACCTGTCTGCTCCACAGCAGTTCCGATCTAAAGAGATCTCCAAAAGCAACGTGGTGGACGACATGGTGGAGTCCAATCCGGTGCTGTACAAGCCCGGAGAGAAACCTGATCACTGT GTGGTCATTAAGTACGTCCCCTATGTGGGAGACAGCAAACGAGCAATGGACGAGTACACATCAGAGATCATGATGGGTGGCACGAACACAATTGCTCTGCACAACACATGTGAG GATTCACTGCTGGCCAGTCCCATTATTCTGGACCTGGTCATTCTGACCGAGCTGTGTCAGCGAATCACTTTCCGCACACAACAGGACTCATCCTTCCAGTCCTTCCACAGTGTCCTGTCCATACTCAGCTTCCTCTGCAAGGCCCCGCTCGTACCGCCTAATGCACCGGTGGTCAACGCTTTCTTCCGCCAGCGAGCCTGCATCGAAAATGTCATGAG GGCTTGTCTCGGCCTTCCCCCTCAGAACCACATGCAGCTCGAGCACAAGATGCAGAAAAGCTTCGAGGTTTGTCAAGACAATAAAGTTCACAGCACTGTAGCCACAAAGGGGACAAACATCATCACCAACTTGTATCAATGCATTGAGTGTGGTGGAGTCTCTGACCAGAAGAATGTTGacagataa
- the tpgs1 gene encoding tubulin polyglutamylase complex subunit 1: protein MAEKRRSGVTADPKSAKAESDEEFLSQAGVGALLRAALLKLVEARPEDPIGFLAEHFTNEASETESGGGGDGGDGDGGRDGEGKYQDALEEQQLNKALWHLSLAHHSQRSAFNNNIRVAYDLLSECGAVRHAPGGVQGRLYTEMLRCVCGDSGLSETTAAPLLHRLQCHDYEAVPFELFRQAVMTCAAFSDYLHRARCLYAAVACSPDRHAERELCETVLNALREALDTSHGSDATRYLEASAKISPAELARAMAKTQGASREQEGPSMDMREFEDAAAALFIARVRVIN, encoded by the exons ATGGCTGAAAAGAGGCGGTCTGGGGTGACCGCGGACCCCAAATCAGCCAAAGCTGAGAGCGATGAGGAGTTTCTGTCTCAGGCCGGAGTGGGCGCGCTGCTCCGGGCCGCGCTGCTGAAACTGGTGGAGGCCCGACCGGAAGATCCGATAGGATTTCTGGCTGAGCATTTCACTAACGAGGCGTCGGAGACGGAGAGcggtggtggaggtgatggaggagaTGGTGATGGAGGAAGAGATGGAGAAGGGAAATATCAGGACGCGCTGGAGGAGCAGCAGCTGAACAAGGCGCTCTGGCATCTGAGCTTAGCGCATCACTCACAGAG ATCTGCCTTTAACAACAACATCCGCGTGGCTTATGATCTGCTTAGCGAATGTGGCGCCGTCCGGCACGCACCTGGTGGAGTCCAGGGCCGACTCTACACCGAGAtgctgcggtgtgtgtgtggagacagcGGCCTGTCCGAGACGACGGCAGCCCCTCTCCTGCATCGACTGCAGTGCCATGATTACGAGGCTGTTCCTTTTGAGCTCTTCCGGCAGGCGGTGATGACGTGTGCAGCGTTCTCCGATTACCTCCACAGAGCACGTTGCCTGTATGCTGCTGTGGCGTGCAGTCCTGATCGGCATGCAGAGCGGGAATTATGTGAAACGGTGCTCAACGCTCTGCGAGAGGCGCTGGACACCTCGCATGGGTCTGACGCCACACGTTACCTAGAGGCCAGTGCTAAGATCTCACCTGCTGAGCTAGCACGGGCCATGGCTAAGACACAAGGTGCCAGCAGGGAACAGGAAGGGCCGAGCATGGACATGCGTGAGTTTGAGGACGCTGCCGCAGCACTCTTTATAGCCAGGGTGCGAGTGATAAACTGA
- the plekhj1 gene encoding pleckstrin homology domain-containing family J member 1, with translation MRFNEKELVFLSRQPSERAAELGMKGPKKGDVMKRRLVKLIVNFLFYFRTYEEEPIGALLLEQCRVEREDDLNFSITFLDEAERKYLFECSSREQCVEWMDAIIKASYEFMRKNLIFYRSEIHRLTGKDPLEQYGISDETRFQVSNALPPPPP, from the exons ATGCGGTTTAATGAGAAAGAGCTGGTGTTCCTGAGCCGCCAGCCGTCAGAGAGAGCGGCCGAGCTGGGCATGAAGGGTCCGAAGAAAGGCGACG TAATGAAGAGGAGACTGGTCAAGCTGATAGTgaatttcctgttttattttcgCACCTATGAGGAGGAG CCGATTGGTGCTTTGCTTCTGGAGCAGTGTAGAGTCGAGAGAGAAGATGATCTCAACTTCTCTATTA CTTTCCTAGATGAGGCAGAGAGGAAGTACCTGTTTGAATGTAGCTCTCGGGAGCAATGCGTCGAATGGATGGATGCTATTATAAAAGCCAG CTATGAGTTTATGCGCAAGAACCTCATCTTCTATCGATCTGAGATCCATCGACTGACTGGCAAG GACCCGTTGGAGCAGTATGGGATTTCAGATGAGACACGCTTCCAGGTGAGCAATGCGctccctcctccacctccataA